From the genome of Ailuropoda melanoleuca isolate Jingjing chromosome 5, ASM200744v2, whole genome shotgun sequence:
gggagggagaggctgccTAGTCTTGCTAATGGAATTCTTCCTCTCTTAGGGTCTGGCACAGTCCCGGTGATGGTGGATGTAGGGCGATGACAGCAGCATGACTGGTTCTGTCGTGCAGAGCGCGGGCTCCACAACCGCACTGCTCATCTCGGGCCCCGCCCATGACTCTCAGTCTCTTGGCCCAGTGGGGAGCGCGAACCGGGTCTCAGGAGGACATCACGGAGGCAAGTTTAATGCAAGCCTGTCCCCCCCCCTTTCCCCCTTTCACCTCCTCTCGCCACCCCACCAAGAACGCTTTTTCCCAGTGTGGTTTTGGTGATCTTGAGACGCAAAATTGGGAATTGGGTGGTGAGAGAAAAGACGAGAAGACTCAAGGTGGTTAAGTTAAGCTGGGAATAAgggccaaggagagagagagagttctgcTGCCTGGGCTGGCAAGACGGGTCTCAAGTTGGGCTTCCAGAGCTGAAGCTACTTGTGCATCGTGGGCACAGAAGGTTCAGGAACGGGCTTTTGGGGAGAGTTGCTGTGGCTCAAGCTCTGGACCCCTTTGATCCCAACTCAGCACACAGGACTGGGATTTTGCTGTCATTATTATCTGACAGATAAttaccccttccttccttccttccttccttccttccttccttccttccttccttccttccttcctttccctccctccctccctctcttttcttttcctttcctttcctttcctttcctttcctttcctttcctttcctttctcttcttttcttttcttttttctttttcttttttctctttcttttaaatatgtgacTTCTGAAGAGACAGCCCAAGTGGGAACACAGAATTGCTGATGTACTTTCTACTTTCATTCCAGCTGGGTTAGCTGTCTCTGCCCGAACtagtttttctagaattttctctatGCCACATAAAGCATACCAGATTTGCAATATGCCCTATAGCTCACCTCCACTTTGACTTCAAAGCTTTGTGTGTCAACAGCACGGTATTGTACACTTGAGATGTGCTAAGGGGGTgaatcttaagtgttctcaccatacacacacacacacacacacacacacacacacacggtaactGTGTGACATGACAGATATGTGTGTTAGCTTGTTTCATTAAATCATCAGGTTGTATACctgaaatatatacaattttaaattgtcAGTTATACCCAGATAAAGCTGGGGAATAGCTTCTTATGCTAGAGGAAAGGCTGCAGGTCACTTCATGGATTACCTTACACTCTGTCAGCTCATGTTATGACTACTTAGGCTTCTATCTCTCCAAATAATCTGAGCATTTGAGGCTAGGGACCACCTTatccttctttgtgtcttctccaAGGGAAGTCTGGGGAATGTTCAGTAAGGGGAAAAATGTTGGTTTTCATAGCAAAGATTGTTTTATTTGCAAATCCTCTCCTGGGCTTAGCTCtcctcattgtgtgtgtgtgtgtaaaaagatGTGAATAAAGAAGGGATTCTATCTGCcccaaagaaaatgcaaatacccTTTTGATAGCCTGTTCTGGGTTGACCAGTGTTGCCCTCAAATTCTGTCCACTTGGAACTTTAAAATGTGGTCTTATTTCCAAatttgtagatgtaattagttgAGATAATGTCATCCTGGATTAGGGCCAGCTTTAAATCCAATGATTGGTATCTTCATAGAAGGCCATGTAAAGATACAGAGGCATACACagatgagggagaagaaagtgtgaagacagagacagggatTGAAGTGATGTTGTGCTAAGCCAAAGAGAGCCAAGGATTGCCAATAACCACTAGAAACttgaagatacagaaaaggaTTTTTCTCTAGAAACTTCAGAGGGAATATggccctgccaataccttgattttggacttctagcctctagaactatgagaaaacaaatgtctagtgttttaagccacctagtttgtggtaatttttatgGCAGGCCTAGAACCAAAACATAGCCAAAACTTTAAACCTCCAAGTTTGATTCtggaaaaagaattttagagTAAGGGGGTGGTGTTGGGAGCACAGTCTGATTGTTCCTGAGATCTGCTCTCCCTTTGCATGTGTAGATGGAGACCTGTTTTTGTTCTTACTGCCACTGCTGTCCTGGCTTCACAGTGTTATGGGTAGCattcagggtcagggtcaggtgTGCTGGGGTAATTCTgttcattatcttatttaatgtgAAAACGACTGTATGATAAGATACCAGTAAAAGTTCTCCGCATCCTTCAGATTTCTTGATTTCCAGTAACATATATTAACTCTGGACATTTTTAAGCCTAAGGGGAATGCACTAGAGAGATATCTGGACCTTATAGAAAAGACTGGGAACATGGGCATAAACGAAGGATCCCTAAAGGGTGGCTGTGCTGGAGCAGGGTCCTGAAGCAGTCTGCTGCGCTAGGATGAACCAGTTTCCCACTGGCACTGATGTAGTGATATTGTTTACTCAAGTTCAGTGCCTGGGGACAGACATCTGATTTGCTAAGCCTAAGTCATGGACTTCCCCATGGCTGCCCTGTGATGTGGAGAGCAAAGATGAGTATTTTTGGCTTCCACAATGCAGGTGGCCACTCCCTTGAAGGTTATACCCGTGGAGCCACGAGATGAGTACAACATGGCTTTTATGTATGATAAATCAGTATGCTTGTTTATTTCATATGTGGGTTTTCAGCAAGAATGACTGAATGTTCCTGTCTCGTCTAAGCTGCCCTGAAGAACATCAAAGGCAGTGTTGTGTGTCTCTGCTGGCATCCCATTGTCAAAGTTAAAGTAGTCTCTCACCTCAGGCTGGGATGATCATGGTTTTGGGAACTGCAAGAAAAGGGTGGAGATCTTTAGCCATTATTCTGGGTTGTGGACCCTTCTGAAATCTGGTGAAAGaatatttgccttttcctttcacctggttttctctttgtaattcctgcttttatgtgaatttcattGCATTTATATTACCTCGTGAGCTTTTGCAcccacctttccttttcttttggttaGGGGGTGGGTTTAGTTAGCAAATACAGGTAGCCCAACACCACAGAACCTCTCTAGATGTAACCCAAAGGACTTGCTAAAATACCGAAGCCCAAGGAGGCCAGCCCTGTGGACTCCTGAagatttctggtttttcttttttgttggaATGTTGAAGATTAAAGTGGGTGAGTCTGAACAGGCAGGACTTCCAGAAAGAATGAAGCCCTGCTTAGCATTCCAGTGCAGACATTCCGTTGTGTTTCCCTCAGACAAGTCCTTGGAGGAGGGAAACCCTGACACTCAGCTGCTGTTCTTTCTCCTGAGCAGCTAATGACAAAGGTCTTGATGAAGCTCTGTGGCATCAGCCGCTGGGCGGGGACACTGGAGGGAGAGCAAGGAAGAGCTGCTGGAACAGCGCTGCCCCACAGACAGCTGGAAGTTTCGGTGTGAGCATGGTTGGTGTGTGGAATCTTAGGGCAACCTTGATCTTGAAACTTCAGAGCCGCTGAGTAGAGTCAGGAATGCAGTGCCACCAGGAGCATTACAGCTTTCAGCCATCAGAAGAGTTTTGAGGGGCCTGCTGTTCCATGGATCTAGCTGGATTCTTGACTCCTTGTTGGAACACAACCAATCCCTACAAACTACAATGAATACTTCCAGCTCGATTCCTACACACATAATTGGGAGGTGGTATAGATTGACAGTAAAGACACTGGATCAAGACTGTctgggctcaaacccacaactaACTCACTCTTACTgattgtgtgactttggaaaagttgCAGAATTGGAGCAAAAAAGCTTTCGTGGTGAGGATGAAGTGATTTAATATATGTGACCCACTTAAAAGTGTGACTGGCACAGAGTCAGCTATGGTGATACATCATTTCCTTGGGCCTGTGCCCATGTGTTCATGAACTCAACTTAAACTTGAAATAAGAATTAGTGATTGGGGATGGGAGGGCAGAAAAAAGAATAGGAGATGCATTTTGCCGCAGTGCCCCTTCACAAAACACCTCTGGAATTTTGCCAGTAAGTTGGTGAGAATATGCCCCTCATTTGCTACCCATGGCTTGTCAATGATCTTTACACACAGAGTGGGGATTTTGTCCTTTTAGCCATTCATATATCCTTTTAATTGGACCCACAAGGTGAGGGTCATGGCTCTTTGACCTGAGGGAggatatttttctccatttttgtgCAACAAGACAATATGTTGTGACAGAACGCTACCCATTTCCATCCCACCCTGCAACCGAAGAAGCACCTGCCTTTAAGCGCGGTGCAAGTATGAATTTCTACTCCATCATTTCCAAACAATCCAttccctgaaggaaaaaaaaacatggaaaagaaaaatcaggctTTAGGGGGCTAGGAGAAATCCTAGACCTGCCCTCTCTTCCTGGTGGGTGGCTTATGATTTTGCGATTGACCATCTGCATCCTGTCCTCTTACCTCCTATCCTATCTCAGTGAGGGCTGCCACATCTAAGGCTAATCAGAGGAGGTTAGGGGAAATAGGAATTTGGTTAGCTCAACAGTGATGGGTGTGTCATGAAAATTGGCTCCTCTCTCTCAAGCTTGGGTAGACCCTCAGGATGTGGCAACCGaggagctgggcaggggctgAAGACCATTAACTCACGTCTTGTCCCTAGCCTGCTGGTCCATCTGCTGTGGGTGTTCCCCTGCTGGTCTTATGCCCATAAGGGATTTTAAGGGCCTGTGTCCTCGGAAGACCCCCACTTTCATGATCAGACCTGTGCCCGCCATCTTACCTGAAGGCAGTGAGATCAACAGGAGAAAGAGTAATCCAGACAGGGAGTGCCTCATCGCTTGAGAGGGCATAGAACTGGAACTTTCTGGGGTTGGCTGCCTGGGAGATTCCTTTATAGAAGCTGGACAAGGCTGGGTGGGGCTGGACACTGACCTCATTCTACTTGGAAGGGCACCCAGGGGAGACAGACTTCTTCAGGGTTAGAGGAAGAATTGTCCCTAGTCCTGTCTGTGCTATTTC
Proteins encoded in this window:
- the DEFB136 gene encoding beta-defensin 136, giving the protein MRHSLSGLLFLLLISLPSGNGLFGNDGVEIHTCTALKGRCFFGCRVGWKWVAFCHNILSCCTKMEKNILPQVKEP